CCTTGAGTAACTTCAAAACATTCGCCAATCCACCGTTGCTTTCACTCTCGTCTGTCTTCTCCTCAGAGTAAGGCTTTGACTTTTGGACTTTGAGTCTGAAATAGGAGTACTTGCTAATATTAACTAGGTTACTCTTGTGATAAGGCCAAACATTACGCGTATCATCCACAATCACAACCCCACGCTCCTCagccaaaaccaaatcaagcGTCTTTATATGAGGACTCTCGTCTTTTGTAATCACTCTATCCCCAAAATAGAGTTTCTTCGGATCAATCACCTCCAAAATATGCTTAGCGTATACGCGACTACCCTTTGTGTAAACATACATGGTGAACATCTCGTTGGCTTCTTTCAAGAAGTCGCGAACAAAAGGCCTTAGCTTTGTCAAAAATTCAATGGGATCTCCTGAGTCTTTGATTTTCCATAGATCGTCCCTCGTCGTTGAACCTGCTTCTTCGAGTAGATACTTCTCTGCTTCGGAGAGACGCGGAACCTCTTTAGTGTGGAGAAGCGTGTGGTCCAAGTCGAGTACGAGGTGAAGCTTCTTCTCGTTGAGACAAGATGATTTCGTTGTTAAGCACTTGGTTGACGCCACAGCTTCGTGGCTTAGATGTAAACCTTGGAAGATATAATCGAACGCTCGGCCTTGCCTTTTGTCAATTGTTGATTTGCAGGCGATGCAGATTCCATGGAGTGCGTACCAGTGACCACAGATACTAGAAGAGGATAACGATAGCGAGGACTCGTTGATCTTTGGGTCGATCTTTCGCCTTTTGGCTGGTGGTTCCGAAGAATGATTTTGAACAACCgacatgatttttttatcagaaaccTAGAGAGATcgaggagagaaaaaaagaacttgaATTTGATGTTTAATTAACAGTCTTACTAGTTTTATAGGGATTTAGAGTCCGTCACTATAATACGGAAGATTGGAAAGTAAAcctagttttgtttatttatcttcTGCTAATTGAGGTTTTATAGGGAGATAGAGACGGTCACTAGGTTTATTGATATCCTgctaataatattaaaatcctGAATGCtttatttatggaaaatatGGAAAATTGGAAAATCCTGACGTACCCAAAtatggaaaattggaaatattgAAATCTGACTGCTTTTGTTTATCTATCTTCTAGTAATTGACTATAATATCCTTTTTCTACGTGTTTTCTGTTTATTGGGTACTTCACTTCCAAAACAAATTTAAGAGACTTTTACTAGATAatggaaaactgaaaatatatatgtattcctTTCGTATACTaactaaaaagatatatatttaaagtctaaatttgttaataattaaaacaaaagttcaTAGCCCTATatcaaaaaagaatatatatatatataatataatatatttaatatatacaagaaaagaagtaaaaaagttTCACCatcttatattaataaaaacattttaatatattatattcttaactttaattctatttaaattatttttaaaaagaaataatttatttgtttatataaaatttgaatatcaaTAGAGAAAACTGTAAATCACTTTGAGAACTCAGCTAATGCTATAATGATAGGTGTAGTTATAAGAAGTTGACAACCAATTTAAACATTTGGATACATCctatattatttaacaaattcAATCAGTTCACTAGGTGTGTCATTGGCACAACTAGTAAAATCATATGCAGAACTTTCAGCTCAGAATATTAGTCatttaaatcaataacataTACAATGTATGAGAATTATgctttttgaaaattaattcaGTAttctcttaatttattttcatcaaatgtttttaatcttatagaatcaaacaaaaaaccaaagaCACTTTTAAAGGTATGTATATGCTTCTTTGTCAAAATCatttttatcaaattgtaattttctatatatatatatgatcaatgAGCAAGACTTTGAGCTATTttcaaacaataattaaataaaagaaaacacacttTTTCAATCAACATATACGTTTATGTTTGTACTTTAGTTTTACATATGTTAAATTTGATTGATTGACTAACATGTTGAATATATGTTAGGATCACTATGAACGAGTATACCTTATATGTCGAGCAATTGATCTCATCATCCCTTAATGGTCAATCAATGTCCTTTCTTCCTTGGCTACTCACAATTTTTCTACCTCCTACAAACCATCAAACAAATCTtaacatttatattttagtgTCTAAACCTATATCTCTGCAATATCATTTATTGCACTGAACATGTGCATATGAGTGCATTTGATGTatgatctatatttttttttttgtgagttaTAAAGCAAATGTCAAAAAagtcataaaattttatttcttactTGAAAAAGggattaaaaactataatatcaTTATTGATTTGTGGCTTTGACAAAATTTTCCTTGTATCAAATTTGACTGCAAGTAAATGATCAATAGCCTTAGCTAGTTAGGTCTACTATTAAGATTATCGGAAGTGAGAGTAAATCTCtaaatatgtttgattttgtgcTAGGTATTCGTTTTACTATAGGTTTCGAAGAATACTTTTCAACAACGGACATGATTGAATTGAATAACCTAGCCTGAGAGATCGAGGagaggagagaaaaagagactTGAATTTGATGTTAGAAACCTAAAACCTAGAGAGATGgaggagagaaaaagagattgaGGTTTTTATAGGGAAATAGAGACCGTCACTAATAATTatggaaaattggaaaatatTGAAATCTGAATGTTTGTTTATCTATCTTCTGCTAATTGACTATAATATCCTTTTTCTACGCGTTTTCTGTTGTTTATTAGGTATTTTACTTCCAAAACAAATTTAAGAGGCTTTTACTACATaatggaaaattggaaataaatggTGGgacattctcaaaaatgcccctttttccatacccatttttaaaaatactcctTCATGttccttcatgttgaccatttttaaaactacccctctttatatacaaaatgaccaaattacccttttttgagtgacaacaagaatgtacagtcatcaaaatcgaaaatattttcccgccaaaaaaatttcccgccaaaaattttttttcccgccaaaatcaaaaatttttcccaaaaaaatatttttttccgccaaaaagaaaaattttcccgccaaaaacgaaaatttttcccgccaaaaatattgaaatttataccttttaaaaacattgtaaacgcttttaaaagtttttaaaagtgtttacaaggtttttaaaaggtttttaaacacattataaacgcttttaaaaaccttgtaaatgcttttaaaaagcttgtaaatgcttttaaaaggtttttaaacaccttgtaaacacttttaaaaactttttaaaagcgtttacaaggtgtttaaaaaccttttaaaacccttttaaaaatcttataaaaacttttacaaggtttttaaaaacattgtaaaagcgtttacaaggtgtttaaaaaccttttaaaattttttttaaaaaactatttgaaaaccttttataaaccttttaaaaaccttttaaaactttttaaaaattttgtaaaagcgtttacaagttgtttaaaaaaccttttaaaactctttaaaaaatcttgtaaaagcctttacaaggtgtttataaggtgtttataaggcttttataaggtagaaaccttataaaaccttttaaaaaccttgtaaatttttttggcgggaaaatttttttgtcgaaattttttatcaaaatttttttgacaaaaaaatttttggcgggaaaatatttcggaaattttttggcgggaaaattttgtttttctttttattgaataaaataattttcatctaagggtaaaatagtcattaaaaattaaaaaaggccaaaaataaaaatggccagaaaagaggatatttttgaaaaggggtatatcaaaaggtgCATTTTTAACACATTctcataaataaatgttttcctTTCGTATATGCAAAACTTTCAGTTCAGAATATTAGTCatttaaatcaataacataTACATTGTATGAGaatatgttttttgaaaattaatgcaatattttcttaatttattttcatcaaatgtttttaatcttatagactcaaacaaaaacccaaagacactttttttttttttgtcaagagaCACTTTTAAAGGTATGTGTATGCTTCTTTGTCAAAATCatttttatcaaattgtaattttctaaaaacataATGCTTACttggatatatatgatcaataGTCATATGGTGAGCAAGAGTTTGAGCTACTTTTAAAcaagaattaaataaaagaaaacacacttTTTCAATCAACATATacgtttatgtttgttttaaccaAATACTACTTTAGCTTTACATATGTTAAATTTGATTGATTGACTAACATGTTGAATATATGTTAAGATCACTATGAACAATTACACCTTATCATCATATGTTAATATATGTCGAGTAATTGATCTCATCATCACTTAATGGTCAATCAATGTCCTTTTCTTCCTTGGCTACTCACAATTTTTCTACCCCCTACAAACCatcaaaaaaatcttaacatttatattttagtgTCTAAACCTATATCTCTCtgcaatatatattatttactgcactgaagatgtgcatatgagtgcATTTGATGTAtgctctatatttttttctttgcgaGTTATAAAGCAAATggcaaaaaaatcataaagtttTATTTCTTACTTGAAAAGGGATTAAAAACTGTAATATCATTATTGATTTATGGCTTTGACAAAATTTTCCTTGTATCAAAATTTGATTGCAAGTAAATGATCAATAGCCTTAGCTAATTAGGTCTACTGTTAATGTTACCGGAAGTGAGAGTAAATCtctaaggggggtgtattcaacttgacattttaagtgatttgtgtaaaagttacaaatcatatgttattcaattatgaaTTTTANNNNNNNNNNNNNNNNNNNNNNNNNNNNNNNNNNNNNNNNNNNNNNNNNNNNNNNNNNNNNNNNNNNNNNNNNNNNNNNNNNNNNNNNNNNNNNNNNNNNNNNNNNNNNNNNNNNNNNNNNNNNNNNNNNNNNNNNNNNNNNNNNNNNNNNNNNNNNNNNNNNNNNNNNNNNNNNNNNNNNNNNNNNNNNNNNNNNNNNNNNNNNNNNNNNNNNNNNNNNNNNNNNNNNNNNNNNNNNNNNNNNNNNNNNNNNNNNNNNNNNNNNNNNNNNNNNNNNNNNNNNNNNNNNNNNNNNNNNNNNNNNNNNNNNNNNNNNNNNNNNNNNNNNNNNNNNNNNNNNNNNNNNNNNNNNNNNNNNNNNNNNNNNNNNNNNNNNNNNNNNNNNNNNNNNNNNNNNNNNNNNNNNNNNNNNNNNNNNNNNNNNNNNNNNNNNNNNNNNNNNNNNNNNNNNNNNNNNNNNNNNNNNNNNNNNNNNNNNNNNNNNNNNNNNNNNNNNNNNNNNNNNNNNNNNNNNNNNNNNNNNNNNNNNNNNNNNNNNNNNNNNNNNNNNNNNNNNNNNNNNNNNNNNNNNNNNNNNNNNNNNNNNNNNNNNNNNNNNNNNNNNNNNNNNNNNNNNNNNNNNNNNNNNNNNNNNNNNNNNNNNNNNNNNNNNNNNNNNNNNNNNNNNNNNNNNNNNNNNNNNNNNNNNNNNNNNNNNNNNNNNNNNNNNNNNNNNNNNNNNNNNNNNNNNNNNNNNNNNNNNNNNNNNNNNNNNNNNNNNNNNNNNNNNNNNNNNNNNNNNNNNNNNNNNNNNNNNNNNNNNNNNNNNNNNNNNNNNNNNNNNNNNNNNNNNNNNNNNNNNNNNNNNNNNNNNNNNNNNNNNNNNNNNNNNNNNNNNNNNNNNNNNNNNNNNNNNNNNNNNNNNNNNNNNNNNNNNNNNNNNNNNNNNNNNNNNNNNNNNNNNNNNNNNNNNNNNNNNNNNNNNNNNNNNNNNNNNNNNNNNNNNNNNNNNNNNNNNNNNNNNNNNNNNNNNNNNNNNNNNNNNNNNNNNNNNNNNNNNNNNNNNNNNNNNNNNNNNNNNNNNNNNNNNNNNNNNNNNNNNNNNNNNNNNNNNNNNNNNNNNNNNNNNNNNNNNNNNNNNNNNNNNNNNNNNNNNNNNNNNNNNNNNNNNNNNNNNNNNNNNNNNNNNNNNNNNNNNNNNNNNNNNNNNNNNNNNNNNNNNNNNNNNNNNNNNNNNNNNNNNNNNNNNNNNNNNNNNNNNNNNNNNNNNNNNNNNNNNNNNNNNNNNNNNNNNNNNNNNNNNNNNNNNNNNNNNNNNNNNNNNNNNNNNNNNNNNNNNNNNNNNNNNNNNNNNNNNNNNNNNNNNNNNNNNNNNNNNNNNNNNNNNNNNNNNNNNNNNNNNNNNNNNNNNNNNNNNNNNNNNNNNNNNNNNNNNNNNNNNNNNNNNNNNNNNNNNNNNNNNNNNNNNNNNNNNNNNNNNNNNNNNNNNNNNNNNNNNNNNNNNNNNNNNNNNNNNNNNNNNNNNNNNNNNNNNNNNNNNNNNNNNNNNNNNNNNNNNNNNNNNNNNNNNNNNNNNNNNNNNNNNNNNNNNNNNNNNNNNNNNNNNNNNNNNNNNNNNNNNNNNNNNNNNNNNNNNNNNNNNNNNNNNNNNNNNNNNNNNNNNNNNNNNNNNNNNNNNNNNNNNNNNNNNNNNNNNNNNNNNNNNNNNNNNNNNNNNNNNNNNNNNNNNNNNNNNNNNNNNNNNNNNNNNNNNNNNNNNNNNNNNNNNNNNNNNNNNNNNNNNNNNNNNNNNNNNNNNNNNNNNNNNNNNNNNNNNNNNNNNNNNNNNNNNNNNNNNNNNNNNNNNNNNNNNNNNNNNNNNNNNNNNNNNNNNNNNNNNNNNNNNNNNNNNNNNNNNNNNNNNNNNNNNNNNNNNNNNNNNNNNNNNNNNNNNNNNNNNNNNNNNNNNNNNNNNNNNNNNNNNNNNNNNNNNNNNNNNNNNNNNNNNNNNNNNNNN
The Camelina sativa cultivar DH55 chromosome 15, Cs, whole genome shotgun sequence DNA segment above includes these coding regions:
- the LOC104746353 gene encoding RNA polymerase II C-terminal domain phosphatase-like 4, coding for MSVVQNHSSEPPAKRRKIDPKINESSLSLSSSSICGHWYALHGICIACKSTIDKRQGRAFDYIFQGLHLSHEAVASTKCLTTKSSCLNEKKLHLVLDLDHTLLHTKEVPRLSEAEKYLLEEAGSTTRDDLWKIKDSGDPIEFLTKLRPFVRDFLKEANEMFTMYVYTKGSRVYAKHILEVIDPKKLYFGDRVITKDESPHIKTLDLVLAEERGVVIVDDTRNVWPYHKSNLVNISKYSYFRLKVQKSKPYSEEKTDESESNGGLANVLKLLKEVHRRFFRIEFEDELEAKDVRSLLQDIDFELKLESVD